Part of the Phragmites australis chromosome 23, lpPhrAust1.1, whole genome shotgun sequence genome is shown below.
AATTAGTGTTGTGTTACCACGGCAAATTCCACTCGAGCGTATTTGGCGTTATATGAAAAGGAAGATTAATGTGTCATTCTACATGGAGATAATTATCATTATGTGCTGGAGCATCCGGACAACCAAAAATGACTGGCTCTTCAATAACATCGATCCAGCAATTCAACAATGCAGGGCTAGATTTCTTCACGAGTTAAGCTTGGTCACTCATTGGatcaaaagaaaatatcttgATCAACTCTCTCAATGGATAAACTCAAGGCTGTAATCACTTTTTTTATTCCCTCCCTAATTCCCATTTTTATTCcacacacgcgcgcgcgcgcgcacgcacgcacgcacgcacgcacacacacacacatatatatatatatatatatatatatatatatatatatatatatatatatatatatatatatatatatattgtaggGACCAAGTCCCTCCCGTTCCTCTAAAACCTGAGGTTTCTGAAATTTATAATGCTTTTATGACTGCATGACCATGTTGTTGAGCTTTACTTAGAACTAGCAACTCCCTTACCAGATGAGGCAtgtaaacttttttttttttttggaagaacTCCAGTAGGGGAATCCCTACTGCAAGGCAACCATTTTATTAAGAAAGGAAAGGTTGTACAACGCCTGTAAGTAGGCAAGGCTCAAAGAGAGACAGAGGAGGAAAAGACTAAACAAAATTGTTAATCCATTAGGATAACTAGACATGTAAGGAACTGTTCATTCACTCTGCACCCACGCAATAGCACTGGTCGTACGATCCAATCGCATGTATAGCAATTGTTGATGTTGTGGTAAAAAAAAGTTGAGACTGGTTAACTTATGGTATTAAGGAACTATTTTTCCTCCTCAAAGTCCTAATAAAATTATTACTTGATTTTCATGGTAAACCTTATGTTATCTTGTAGGATCTTGTAGGACTAAAAAAGATAAAATGCACTCTTTTTAGGTACATGAAGAACGTACACCTCACACATCATTTCTCCATCCCTccacaacaaaaaaaatcaagaccCATCAACAACTACCGGCCACAACAAAGTGGAAAACCATACAAGCCCGAATAGTAGAGCCATACAGAAATAAAGGTGAAACCGTTATAGAGGATGGAGCTTATGGAAGCTCCCATTTCCATCGGTATTAGGATATTAACATTACAATAAATAGTTGTGTTTCTTGTCAATATATAAGTCTATTATATTATCTTATAGCACACGAATACTTCTTATTCTATTATATCACATGCCACTTCAACCGGTGTGTGCTATATTATGTCTATGTCCATTTTGTCTTCATCTTTTTTCCCCTCAGTTTTTGTTGGGTTGGCTTACCTTTCTTTCCTCCGTGCATCGATCATTTGTTTCCACGaaagtatttgaatttgagttaaatGGAAGAGATATTCCATACAAATCTATAACGCGGCATCTGAAAATCCGAAACCATTAGTATTTGTATCCACCAGATGCGAAAAATCGAATATGTTATGGGCAATGATCAAACTAGTAATGATCATCGTGGCTCATATTTAGCCTTTTATTTTGTCCGTTTCCACTCATATGggtctacttttataattttttaaaacggaTGCATATatctgcaattttttatttaaaaatataaaaataaaaataaaaacatttagaAGAAGGGGTATTGCTTAAGGAGTTGTTAGGTTTGTGTTCAAATTTGGTAGATGCGTTTGAATCCTAAACATGTTCCCATTTTCCAAACTGGTCCTTCTTCCCTCGTCAAGTGTCGTACAGCCGGTTTAGAATTAATAGCTAAACTAGAAATGTGGGATTTCTAATAGCCATAGTAAACTGACACTGGAttaggaaataaaaaaattgtatccCAGCGAACATAAAGCACAGCTGTGATTCTTCATGCGAGCTTTCAGATCCTGATTTGCTTTCGTTTTCCCCTATGGCATACAACATTATGGAGTACCTATTGTGGCTCTACTTTTTGTTACTGTTTGGTAACTTTTGAAGGAAACTGCAAATCCtcgcacacaaaaaaaaaaaaaaaaaaaaatccgagtCCAGAAAAAAGCTAAGCTAATGCTCTCACATGTTGGGTTTACTGGGGGTTCGTTAATTATATGGTTTATGGTCCCTACCTCCCAGGATACAATGACCTTTTCACCTAGTTCTAAGTTGACTTGAATGTCTCCAGAATAGTTACTAATTACGTAGTTTGTAGACTGTCATGTCTGGACTGTTCAGTAAAAATAAGCACAGACCCTAAAGACCTGAATTTACTGGCTGTGAATGCTTCTTTTTTATTAGACAATATTTAATTTCACATCAAAATACCCTATCATGATCAAAAACATTTTTAATGacatgttttaaaaaaacttttaaGTAAATTGCAGTAGTGGACATGGTTCTTGCGCCAAACCTGCATATAATTGTAGGAGGCATAATTTGGAAATGCTTGATCGAGCTGAACAAGGCGTTGTTCCAAACAAAGGTGTAACTTGGTAGCGCCAAACATGGTCGCGCACTCCCCCAAAACTCCCAAATTATGTCCTCCCTCCTCCGAAGCGTTGTCCTACCTGGCCAACGCTGGTCACCATCTCAGCGTTGTCATGGGTCTAAGCTGTCAGGACAGGCACATGACGCTAAACCTGGTGCAAAGTGCAAATTTATCGCAGAAGAAAACGTCCGAAGTGGACTTTTGGATTAAAAGTGGTGTTCTTTGCACGCACAGATCACCAGATATGTGcctttgaaaactgcttctcagatttaggccctgtttgttttctgcttctgcttctgcttctgctactggcagaagccagaagccagaagtcagaacaaacggggttctggagaagtgatctagaagcctgtttctgaggaaaataaattaaagctgagaagctcgctgagatacgtttttctgagaagctatatgctgagaagctaataatttattgtagaagccaacaacttatttccaaaagcagcttttcagataaaccaaaagcacagcttttaaAAAAACCCAAAAGCAGAAACTCACACAAACAGGCTCTTATTGTCTTCTTTGGATAGTAACCAATTTTCTATATTCATCTCTTTAGTCTTTACGAGTGTAGTTCATCCAACTTCACAACATTGATTAATATGCTATTTGTGCAGGGAGATGATGTTTGTGCAATTTGTGACGATGGTGGCTATATAACTTGGTAGGTATATTTATAATAAAGTTTCAGTGGTTACTGCCTTCCTCCCCTTTATATGTGCAGTTATGATACTTAATTCGCTATGTTGACTATGCCCAAGGGATTTCCGTCACAggcgaaaatcccgtcgtgaagggattttcgtttccttcagcactccaacggtttcccttcacgattctcGTCACGAAGGAATTTtcaggtcattcccttcagaacgggattctctctcctttaccttcgcgattcccttcgaagggaagctgttggaaatgagagaaaataaagggaatggaaACGGGGAaaggaatcgggaagggaacgaaatgaagggaatatggttggagatggtccaAGAGCCGTTCACAATTGAAAATTTGACCCTCTCAACCACTTCCTTTTCTTGAAGGTTGTTCTAATGAATGTAATAGCTAATTAATGTCCTTTTAGTAACAGAGTTCATGATATGCCTACAAAACTAATGGTGCAAGAAGATTATGCTACATTGATCTATTATGATTTATAACATCTTATCTTTACATGATAGTTATTTGTCTTCCTTCTTTAAAGCATTGCGGAAAAAATGTTAGACAGTCATTTGTCAGAAAAGTTTTCAATCTCAAATGCTTCTAGCAACATTTGATAATTTCtataagagagagggagggagggggagccATTCAATTCGTATGTTTCTTGTATTTTGTCGACAAGTGTTTCTAACTCACCACATAAAGTATCTCATTTTATGTTGCAAAAAAAGTGGTGAGTAGTGAGCCTCAAACAGGACATTTTCTTCTGTGTTTTGTTCCAGTGTTGCAGTTTTAGCATGTGTGCAGACACTTGAGTAGAATCTATCAGTTCTCTTTTAAATGTGTACTTAAGTACCTTAATTTCCCTATAAATTCTGATATGTTGCATGCATTTCTGCAAAGAACTTTACAAGAATAAGCCATATCTTGTATCTATATTAAAGCTGAGTTTAAACAATGACAATGAGAGTGTCACATCACCACATTTCTCCCATATGTCCTATTTCCCATCCAATGGTTACACATACACctaaataataatttataaatcCCGATTGTGGAATGTGCCACAAATAATACATATAATTGTTTTCAAATCCTATTTCCATGCTTGTCTCTTCTTACCTAGCCTTTCTTTCAGCTGTGATGGTGGATGTCTGAGGTCTTTCCACCTAACCGAAGAACACGGTGAAGGTTCTAAGTGTGGATCCCTTGGGCTTACTAGTGAACAAGCAAAGGTATCTCTTGATTGAGTTTCCTGATTCTTTAAATAATGCTTGCTTTTGTATGTACAATTGCTCATGTTTTTCATTTATAACTCAGATGATAAGTGATAAGAAAGATTTTATATGCAAGAACTGCAAGTATACGAAACATCGGTGTTCTGCCTGTGGATTATTGGGGTCTTCAGACTTGTCATCAGGAGCCGAGGTAGGCATAACTTAATGTTCGATTATGACATTATGTTACACTGTGActttttagtttatttatttttggaaaagatgaagaaacgACAAATGGTATAACTGAAACAGTGTGTAAAAAAGGACAACTAAATTTTTTTGTAGAAAGAAAGAATGCACATATATCTCAAGATGCCCTTTTCCATTGGCATATGCTCCAAATGTTATTATCTGTATGTTCTCATCTGCATAGATGTAATTCATTGTTAACTTCTGCATTGCTTGTAAGGTATTCCAATGTAAGGACTACGACTGTGGGCACTTTTACCACCCTAAGTGTGTTGCTGAACTGCTGCACCCTGATAGCAAATTCCGGGCCACCATTTTTGAGCAGCGTGCATAAATGTAGTGTGAGTTATGGAGGAGAGAATAAGGATGATAAGGATATGCAGTTTGCAGTATGCAGGCTCTGCCCAACTACATACCACAGGAAGTGTTTGCCCAGGTTTTCCCTTATACTGGAGAAGTGGAGATGCCTCTGCAATCCTCCCATGTCCCCTTCTTGTTAATATCTATCGATCAAATTGGGATTTTCGTTTCCTTAGAGTTTGTCCTTGTTTTGCAGTGATATCCCCTTCGAAGCGAAGGAAGGTCACAATGGTTACATTTTTCAAAGGGCATGGGATGGCATTCTTCGTGATCGAATTATGATATACTGTATGTATGTTGATTCTATCACCTTTGTCAGCTATATACTGCGCGTGAATTATTGAGTTCTGCTGAATTTTTGCAGGAAGCATGAGATCGTAAAAGAGCTAGGAATTCCCCAAATGAAACATCTCATCTTTCCTGATGCCAAAAATCACTGTGTGGCAAAAGGTCCTGAAAGTGCACCCAAGGAACAAGAGCTACACGACCACCCATTATCTGAACAGTCTCAGTCTCTTCCACCAGCTGCAGGAAACCAGAATCAGTTCTTCTGCTCCAATCCCATGGACTCATTTGCACCAAAGTCCTTGTTTCCGCATCCATATCCAGGCTCCTGTGGTTGGATCGATAATGGACCATCCGACCTCTCTGTCCCTTGTAGATAAAACCAACAGTAACAGGCCCTTTGCAAAAGTGCAAAGACAGTGGCAGCTTGGGTCTGTTAGATATCAGAAAAGTTATAACTATAGAAAACCCTGGGTTTTATGGCTTGTGGCACATATCCCTAGGTTTTACTCATTTGGTTTTAGAAAGCCCTACCCTATGCAAGTCTAAGCGATGACTTGCCAGTGCCACCTGCAGTGATGGCGGATGAACATGGTGTTCTTGTTGTTGGTGTGCCGTGATACATGAACCTGCAATACAGGGTTATCCCCACCTGCAGTGATGGTGGATGAAcatggttttcttgttggtggTGTGCCATGATATTCAAAACCTGCAGTGCAGAGTGATGCTTCAGGTTGCAGTGGTTGATCAGATCAGGTAGGAATTACTCGCTGCGAGGTTCTTTGAAACCGTATGGCATAAAGCCGATAAGCTACCAAAGGTTATAAAACCTGGATTAGTTTACACCATGTAATGTCTGTAGGACCGTGAGACCATATCGTGCGATGATATGAGGGTGAGCTATTTCTATGAAAATTTCGAAGATTGAGCATAATGTTCGCTTTACCTAGAACTGACAATTCTTGAACTAGATGTATATCAACCTTGACTTGGAATACTGCTACCACATGGTGTTATTACTGAAGtgcttacatttttttttttgactgatAGTATCCTGTAAATCATCTTCATTGGCTTCCAATCCATGTATAGTATTGCTCTTGACCTCGTGACAAATTTTCCACCCTCCACTTTGTGACCTTCTTGAGTCTTGACTCCATGCATTCCCCTAAAACCTGCCTCCCTTCATCAGCCATGTATATTTCGTCGTCACCGGGCCGCTTACCATCCATAGGGAATGTGAATTTGCAAACGGTGTACAAAAGCACTTCTTTTTATCCCATGCAATTCTTTtaagaagaagaatattaaCGACCTTcattttagacaaaaaaaaaaagtgcgcTGATAACCTAAGATCCATGGTGCTCTTATATACACCCTGATGCATGAATGTAGCACCGAGGCCGGCCCCAGCTATGAAAGTCAGCGAGAGGATCAATCGAAGACACTGCCTTGGAGTTGTGATGCATGGTTGAAACTTGTGCCCGTCGAATCCGCACCAAATAATCAATCGCGGCATCGATCTAGAGTTCTCGGAAGCGAGAATTCACACGCTTTTTATAATCCTCTCCTTAATGCCCAATGG
Proteins encoded:
- the LOC133905952 gene encoding LOW QUALITY PROTEIN: protein ENHANCED DOWNY MILDEW 2-like (The sequence of the model RefSeq protein was modified relative to this genomic sequence to represent the inferred CDS: inserted 2 bases in 1 codon); translation: MVAHSPKTPKLCPPSSEALSYLANAGHHLSVVMGLSCQDSSSNFTTLINMLFVQGDDVCAICDDGGYITCCDGGCLRSFHLTEEHGEGSKCGSLGLTSEQAKMISDKKDFICKNCKYTKHRCSACGLLGSSDLSSGAEVFQCKDYDCGHFYHPKCVAELLHPDSKFRATIFEQXVHKCSVSYGGENKDDKDMQFAVCRLCPTTYHRKCLPSDIPFEAKEGHNGYIFQRAWDGILRDRIMIY